A genome region from Nocardiopsis exhalans includes the following:
- the pruA gene encoding L-glutamate gamma-semialdehyde dehydrogenase, which produces MDAVTNVPLPVNEPVLSYAPGSAERAELVAKLEELGRESIDLPMRINGESRMGGGDPIDAVQPHNHAAVLGTMRNATHQDARDAVAAAKAAAPAWRAMSFDDRAAIILRAAELLAGPWRATINAATMLGQSKTVQQAEIDSACELIDFWRFNVSYARQLMEQQPLSVRGVWNRMEQRPLEGFVYAITPFNFTAIAGNLPTAPALMGNVVVWKPSPTQQFAAELTMRLLEEAGMPPGVINMVTGDGLAVSDIALNDPELAGVHFTGSTKTFQHLWKSVGENISNYRSYPRIVGETGGKDFIVAHSSADPEILRTAIVRGAFEYQGQKCSAASRAFVARSVWERMRDDLVAETEALTMGDVTDLSNFVGAVIDRRSFDKLAKVLEDAKSDPTLQIIAGGTADDSVGYFVRPTIIEGTDPTNDVFRTEYFGPVIAVHVYEDDDFESVLKIVDEGSAYALTGAILANDRAAVAKATEALRFTAGNFYINDRPTGSIVGQQPFGGGRASGTNDKAGSAQNLSRWASPRAIKETFVAPTVSSYPHQG; this is translated from the coding sequence ATGGACGCCGTGACCAACGTCCCGCTGCCGGTGAACGAACCCGTTCTCTCTTACGCGCCCGGGAGCGCCGAGCGCGCCGAGCTCGTCGCCAAGCTCGAGGAGCTCGGCCGCGAGAGCATCGACCTGCCGATGCGCATCAACGGTGAGAGCCGGATGGGTGGCGGCGACCCGATCGACGCCGTCCAGCCGCACAACCACGCGGCCGTCCTCGGCACCATGCGCAACGCCACCCACCAGGACGCCCGCGACGCCGTCGCCGCCGCGAAGGCCGCCGCCCCCGCCTGGCGCGCCATGTCCTTCGACGACCGCGCCGCGATCATCCTGCGCGCCGCCGAGCTGCTCGCCGGTCCCTGGCGCGCCACGATCAACGCCGCCACCATGCTCGGCCAGTCGAAGACCGTCCAGCAGGCGGAGATCGACTCGGCCTGTGAGCTCATCGACTTCTGGCGCTTCAACGTCTCCTACGCCCGGCAGCTCATGGAGCAGCAGCCCCTGAGCGTGCGCGGCGTGTGGAACCGCATGGAGCAGCGCCCGCTGGAGGGGTTCGTCTACGCGATCACCCCCTTCAACTTCACCGCCATCGCGGGCAACCTGCCCACCGCCCCCGCCCTCATGGGCAACGTGGTCGTGTGGAAGCCGTCCCCGACCCAGCAGTTCGCCGCCGAGCTGACCATGCGCCTCCTGGAGGAGGCCGGCATGCCCCCGGGCGTCATCAACATGGTCACCGGTGACGGCCTCGCCGTCTCGGACATCGCGCTGAACGACCCGGAGCTGGCCGGTGTGCACTTCACCGGTTCCACCAAGACCTTCCAGCACCTGTGGAAGAGCGTCGGCGAGAACATCTCCAACTACCGCTCCTACCCGCGCATCGTGGGCGAGACCGGCGGCAAGGACTTCATCGTCGCCCACTCCTCCGCCGACCCGGAGATCCTGCGCACCGCCATCGTGCGCGGCGCCTTCGAGTACCAGGGCCAGAAGTGCTCCGCCGCCTCGCGCGCCTTCGTGGCCCGCTCGGTGTGGGAGCGGATGCGCGACGACCTGGTCGCCGAGACCGAGGCTCTGACCATGGGCGACGTCACCGACCTGTCGAACTTCGTCGGCGCCGTCATCGACCGCCGCTCCTTCGACAAGCTGGCCAAGGTCCTGGAGGACGCCAAGTCCGACCCGACCCTGCAGATCATCGCCGGCGGCACCGCCGACGACTCGGTCGGCTACTTCGTGCGCCCGACCATCATCGAGGGCACCGACCCGACCAACGACGTGTTCCGCACGGAGTACTTCGGCCCGGTCATCGCCGTCCACGTCTACGAGGACGACGACTTCGAGTCGGTCCTGAAGATCGTTGACGAGGGCTCCGCCTACGCCCTGACCGGTGCCATCCTGGCCAACGACCGCGCCGCGGTGGCCAAGGCGACCGAGGCCCTGCGCTTCACCGCCGGCAACTTCTACATCAACGACCGCCCGACCGGCTCCATCGTCGGTCAGCAGCCCTTCGGCGGCGGTCGTGCCTCCGGCACCAACGACAAGGCGGGTTCGGCCCAGAACCTGTCCCGTTGGGCCAGCCCGCGCGCCATCAAGGAGACGTTCGTCGCGCCGACGGTCTCCTCCTACCCCCACCAGGGGTAG
- a CDS encoding acyltransferase: MSRLLNWIIRSVWSYARSHGEIRADSKAARKFARFGAGSAIAFPTATLYGEPWIEIGVHTVLGGDMTLAAGMGPDYDLGEGTVVRIGSGCAIGRGSHIVAHRSVDIGDHVYTGPYVYITDQNHAYANTDIPVGLQWPVDDPVSIGPGSWLGANSVILPGVHLGKNSVVAAGTVVRPGKYPDHAVIAGIPGKVVRTHDPELGWDPPLREMGTPTRVPTPVTGLPPEAPTEPPEPGSPTRFPPA, encoded by the coding sequence GTGTCGCGGCTCCTGAACTGGATCATCCGCTCCGTCTGGTCGTATGCGCGAAGCCACGGAGAGATCCGCGCCGACTCCAAGGCCGCCCGCAAGTTCGCGCGCTTCGGAGCCGGGTCTGCGATCGCCTTCCCCACCGCGACGCTCTACGGAGAGCCGTGGATCGAGATCGGTGTGCACACCGTCCTGGGCGGAGACATGACCCTGGCCGCCGGGATGGGACCCGACTACGACCTCGGTGAGGGCACCGTCGTCCGGATCGGATCCGGCTGCGCGATCGGCCGCGGGTCACACATCGTCGCGCACCGCTCCGTGGACATCGGCGACCACGTCTACACGGGGCCGTACGTCTACATCACCGATCAGAACCACGCCTACGCCAACACCGACATCCCTGTCGGCCTCCAGTGGCCCGTCGACGACCCGGTCAGCATCGGCCCCGGCAGCTGGCTCGGCGCCAACAGCGTCATCCTCCCCGGCGTGCACCTCGGCAAGAACTCCGTCGTCGCCGCCGGAACCGTCGTCCGCCCGGGCAAGTACCCCGACCACGCGGTCATCGCGGGCATCCCCGGCAAGGTGGTGCGCACCCACGACCCCGAACTCGGCTGGGACCCGCCCCTGCGCGAGATGGGAACGCCCACCCGCGTGCCCACCCCGGTCACGGGCCTGCCCCCGGAGGCCCCCACCGAGCCCCCGGAGCCGGGCTCGCCGACAAGGTTCCCCCCGGCCTGA
- a CDS encoding acetyl-CoA C-acetyltransferase, with protein MPEAVIVATARSPIGRAFKGSLKDLRPDDLTTQIVGAALAKVPELDPKSIDDLMLGCGLPGGDQGFNMARIVAVQLGLDTVPGTTVTRYCSSSLQTTRMAYHAIKAGEGDVFVSAGVETVSRFINGSSDNPQNQNPLFADATARTEKRKEGGQGAWTDPREAGNLPDAYIEMGQTAENVAEITGVSRQRQDEFAVRSQNLAEKSLDNGFWEREITPVTLPDGTVVSTDDGIRRGTTYEKVSQLKPVFRPDGTVTAGNACPLNDGASALVIMSDTKAKQLGITPLARIVSTGVTGLSPEIMGLGPVEASKQALARANMAIGDIDLAEINEAFAAQVLPSADQLGIDVDSQLNVNGGGIAVGHPFGSTGARITGTLINGLQFHDKTFGLETMCVGGGQGMAAIFERLS; from the coding sequence ATGCCCGAAGCAGTCATCGTCGCAACCGCGCGCTCCCCGATCGGCCGAGCCTTCAAGGGCTCCCTCAAGGACCTGCGCCCGGACGACCTGACCACCCAGATCGTCGGCGCCGCCCTGGCCAAGGTCCCCGAGCTCGACCCGAAGAGCATCGACGACCTCATGCTCGGCTGCGGCCTCCCCGGCGGCGACCAGGGCTTCAACATGGCCCGCATCGTCGCCGTGCAGCTCGGCCTGGACACCGTCCCGGGCACCACCGTCACCCGGTACTGCTCCTCCTCGCTGCAGACCACCCGGATGGCCTACCACGCCATCAAGGCGGGCGAGGGCGACGTGTTCGTCTCCGCCGGCGTGGAGACCGTCAGCCGCTTCATCAACGGCAGCAGCGACAACCCGCAGAACCAGAACCCGCTCTTCGCCGACGCCACGGCGCGCACCGAGAAGCGCAAGGAGGGCGGCCAGGGCGCCTGGACCGACCCGCGCGAGGCCGGGAACCTGCCCGACGCCTACATCGAGATGGGCCAGACCGCGGAGAACGTCGCCGAGATCACCGGCGTCTCCCGTCAGCGCCAGGACGAGTTCGCCGTGCGCTCGCAGAACCTCGCCGAGAAGTCGCTGGACAACGGCTTCTGGGAGCGCGAGATCACCCCGGTGACCCTGCCCGACGGCACCGTGGTCAGCACCGACGACGGCATCCGCCGCGGCACCACCTACGAGAAGGTCTCGCAGCTCAAGCCGGTGTTCCGCCCCGACGGCACCGTCACCGCGGGCAACGCCTGCCCGCTCAACGACGGCGCCTCCGCTCTGGTCATCATGAGCGACACCAAGGCCAAGCAGCTGGGCATCACCCCGCTGGCCCGCATCGTCTCCACCGGCGTGACCGGCCTGAGCCCGGAGATCATGGGCCTGGGCCCGGTCGAGGCCTCCAAGCAGGCCCTGGCCCGCGCCAACATGGCGATCGGCGACATCGACCTGGCCGAGATCAACGAGGCCTTCGCCGCCCAGGTGCTGCCCTCCGCCGACCAGCTGGGCATCGACGTCGACAGCCAGCTGAACGTCAACGGCGGCGGCATCGCCGTCGGCCACCCGTTCGGCAGCACCGGCGCGCGCATCACCGGCACGCTGATCAACGGCCTCCAGTTCCACGACAAGACCTTCGGTCTGGAGACCATGTGCGTCGGCGGCGGCCAGGGCATGGCGGCCATCTTCGAGCGTCTGAGCTGA
- a CDS encoding SGNH/GDSL hydrolase family protein — protein MLRAARARRIAAATAFGGGGLTLVGGGTVALLYLQARLAKNAIGHTKWKRPRANGTFGEGEGPPLRLLMLGDSTAAGFAVAESRQTPGAHLAAGLAAAADRPVWLRCTATPGATSSNLAAQVQHGEAHLPDKRYDVAVIFIGANDVIRRVRPNDAVAALREATRGLVERGTPVVVATCPDLGTVRPIGWPLRSVARRASRQLAAAQTIAVTEVGGRTVSLSDVLAEDFRSDPVSMFGPDRFHPSARGYAQAAFVVLPSVCAALGLLPEIDESERTAGILPVDRAAVVAAQTPGTEVSRAADQAPSGQHGSWAAFIRGPFRLRGAPRPATAPSSAETIESDDAPRPTPGGAGNRRTG, from the coding sequence ATGCTGCGAGCCGCGCGAGCACGACGCATCGCCGCCGCCACCGCCTTCGGCGGCGGCGGGCTCACGCTCGTGGGCGGTGGCACCGTCGCCCTCCTGTATCTGCAGGCCAGACTGGCCAAGAACGCGATCGGCCACACGAAGTGGAAGCGGCCGCGGGCGAACGGCACCTTCGGGGAGGGCGAGGGGCCTCCGCTGCGCCTGCTGATGCTCGGTGACTCCACGGCTGCCGGGTTCGCGGTGGCCGAGTCCCGGCAGACCCCCGGAGCGCACCTGGCCGCGGGACTCGCCGCGGCAGCGGACCGCCCGGTGTGGCTGCGCTGCACGGCCACCCCCGGGGCCACGTCCTCGAATCTGGCGGCGCAGGTCCAGCACGGCGAAGCACACCTCCCGGACAAGCGCTACGACGTGGCGGTGATCTTCATCGGCGCCAACGACGTCATCCGCCGGGTCCGCCCCAACGACGCCGTGGCCGCGCTGCGGGAGGCCACCCGGGGGCTGGTCGAGCGGGGCACCCCCGTGGTCGTGGCCACCTGCCCCGACCTCGGCACCGTCCGTCCCATCGGCTGGCCGCTGCGCTCGGTGGCCCGGCGGGCCTCCCGGCAGCTCGCCGCCGCCCAGACCATCGCGGTGACGGAGGTGGGCGGGCGCACGGTCTCGTTGAGCGACGTCCTGGCCGAGGACTTTCGGTCAGATCCGGTTTCCATGTTCGGGCCCGACCGATTCCATCCGTCAGCGCGCGGGTACGCGCAGGCCGCGTTCGTCGTCCTGCCCTCCGTCTGCGCCGCCCTGGGACTGCTCCCGGAGATCGACGAGAGCGAGCGCACGGCCGGGATCCTGCCCGTGGACCGCGCCGCCGTGGTGGCCGCACAGACCCCCGGAACCGAGGTCTCGCGCGCCGCTGACCAGGCACCCTCCGGGCAGCACGGCAGCTGGGCCGCGTTCATCCGCGGCCCCTTCCGGCTGCGCGGCGCGCCCAGGCCCGCGACCGCGCCGAGCAGCGCCGAGACCATCGAAAGCGACGACGCGCCAAGGCCGACCCCGGGTGGCGCCGGGAACCGTCGGACAGGTTAA
- a CDS encoding proline dehydrogenase family protein: MLRKPLLLAARSTTCRTIVERTPMTRAMVSRFVAGATMEEALPAVHELAKDRYITLDFLGEDTTDLSQATGTVTAYQELLAALGEAGLGDRAEVSVKLSAVGQFLNADGEKIALENARRIAEAAKAVGTTVTFDMEDHTTVDSTLAILREVREDFPSTGAVLQAYLRRTEADCRDLSGEGSRVRLCKGAYDEPESVAFRDKHEVDKAYVRALKVLMEGDGYPMVASHDPRMIAIAGELAAAHGRGADDYEYQMLYGIRDGEQVRLAAEGKRMRVYVPYGDEWYGYYMRRLAERPANMLFLARSLVTRN, from the coding sequence ATGCTTCGTAAGCCCCTGCTGCTCGCCGCCAGGTCCACGACCTGCCGCACGATCGTCGAGCGCACTCCCATGACCCGGGCCATGGTCTCCCGCTTCGTCGCGGGCGCCACCATGGAGGAGGCCCTGCCCGCCGTCCACGAGCTGGCCAAGGACCGCTACATCACCCTGGACTTCCTCGGTGAGGACACCACGGACCTGTCCCAGGCCACCGGCACCGTGACCGCCTACCAGGAGCTGCTCGCCGCTCTGGGCGAGGCCGGTCTGGGCGACCGCGCCGAGGTCTCGGTCAAGCTCTCCGCCGTCGGCCAGTTCCTGAACGCGGACGGCGAGAAGATCGCGCTGGAGAACGCGCGCAGGATCGCCGAGGCCGCCAAGGCGGTCGGCACCACGGTGACCTTCGACATGGAGGACCACACCACCGTCGACTCCACGCTGGCCATCCTGCGCGAGGTGCGCGAGGACTTCCCGTCCACGGGCGCGGTCCTGCAGGCCTACCTGCGCCGCACCGAGGCCGACTGCCGCGACCTCAGCGGCGAGGGTTCGCGGGTGCGCCTGTGCAAGGGCGCCTACGACGAGCCCGAGTCCGTGGCCTTCCGCGACAAGCACGAGGTGGACAAGGCCTACGTGCGCGCGCTGAAGGTCCTCATGGAGGGTGACGGCTACCCGATGGTGGCCTCGCACGACCCGCGGATGATCGCCATCGCCGGTGAGCTGGCCGCCGCCCACGGCCGCGGCGCGGACGACTACGAGTACCAGATGCTCTACGGCATCCGGGACGGCGAGCAGGTCCGCCTGGCCGCCGAGGGCAAGCGCATGCGCGTCTACGTCCCCTACGGCGACGAGTGGTACGGCTACTACATGCGCCGTCTGGCCGAGCGCCCGGCCAACATGCTGTTCCTCGCGCGGTCCCTGGTGACCCGCAACTAG
- a CDS encoding PucR family transcriptional regulator, with amino-acid sequence MPGQVGTHGEESAGLPLRRLLLALGDPIVDVAAAPDGLDVQVDNVVIIDPEDRVEAREGDLVLLIGVRGGAARRLVRVLAGQGAAAVAVKAGGHSPAEETIPPSGEHRGRSPRSGAADELRTLRAEAQESGVALLAVRPEVRWDQLQSICQHIVDDARLTASEDLGEASGDLFSMAQTIAQLTGGLVSIEDSASRVLAYSSGAEVDELRRLSVLGRQGPESYLALLREWGVFTKLRAGEEVVRIEEHPELGIRRRLAVGIHAGRQPLGAIWVQEGSQPLARHAEEALLGAARTTALQMIRQRTQASAGLRLREDLLSSLLEGRIDAGALADTVEVRTERAALVVAFSLSQPSAGSAGPGGGPETAEAEGAEAGERPDRPVRELRRRQLIDLVSVHAAAYRRSSLVTELDGRVYVLLPDLARTPGGDGWRGVEQSVLALTRKTVAAARAALGLRVQAAVGSLVERLGDVPESRAEADRVLDAMGRDLDGGTDWEVATISDVRSRVLISETLAHLRADPSLRDPRVNRLIEYDQAGGADLVHSLLAYLEAFGDARAAAERLHIHPNTLRYRVRRAAAVSGIDLGDPGERLFTQLQLLMEQH; translated from the coding sequence ATGCCTGGTCAAGTAGGAACACATGGCGAAGAGAGCGCGGGCCTGCCGCTCCGCAGGCTGCTGCTGGCCCTCGGCGACCCGATCGTGGACGTGGCCGCGGCACCCGACGGACTTGATGTTCAGGTGGACAACGTCGTGATCATCGACCCCGAGGACCGGGTGGAGGCCCGCGAGGGTGACCTGGTCCTGCTGATCGGGGTGCGCGGCGGGGCGGCCCGGCGGCTGGTCCGGGTGCTGGCCGGACAGGGCGCGGCGGCGGTCGCGGTCAAGGCCGGCGGGCACTCCCCCGCGGAGGAGACCATCCCGCCGTCCGGAGAGCACCGGGGCCGTTCCCCGCGTTCGGGCGCCGCGGACGAACTGCGGACGCTGCGCGCCGAGGCCCAGGAGAGCGGGGTCGCGCTGCTGGCCGTGCGGCCCGAGGTGCGCTGGGACCAGCTCCAGTCGATCTGCCAGCACATCGTGGACGACGCCCGGCTGACCGCCTCGGAGGACCTGGGTGAGGCCAGCGGCGACCTGTTCTCCATGGCGCAGACCATCGCCCAGCTCACCGGCGGGCTGGTGAGCATCGAGGATTCGGCCAGCCGGGTGCTGGCCTACTCCAGCGGCGCCGAGGTGGACGAGCTGCGCCGCCTGTCCGTGCTGGGCCGCCAGGGCCCCGAGTCCTACCTCGCGCTGCTGCGGGAGTGGGGCGTGTTCACCAAGCTGCGCGCGGGCGAGGAGGTGGTTCGGATCGAGGAGCACCCCGAACTCGGCATCCGCCGCCGCCTGGCGGTGGGCATCCACGCCGGGCGCCAGCCGCTGGGGGCGATCTGGGTGCAGGAGGGCTCCCAGCCGCTGGCCCGGCACGCGGAGGAGGCCCTGCTCGGCGCCGCCCGCACCACCGCGCTACAGATGATCCGCCAGCGCACCCAGGCCAGCGCCGGGCTGCGGCTGCGCGAGGACCTGCTGTCCAGCCTGTTGGAGGGGCGCATCGACGCGGGCGCGCTCGCCGACACCGTGGAGGTGCGCACCGAGCGGGCCGCGCTGGTGGTGGCCTTCTCGCTGAGCCAGCCCTCGGCCGGGTCAGCTGGCCCGGGGGGTGGCCCGGAAACCGCGGAAGCGGAGGGCGCCGAGGCCGGGGAGCGCCCGGACCGACCGGTGCGCGAGCTGCGCCGCCGCCAGCTCATCGACCTCGTCTCCGTGCACGCGGCCGCCTACCGGCGCAGCTCCCTGGTGACCGAGCTCGACGGCCGCGTGTACGTGCTGCTGCCGGACCTGGCCCGTACCCCGGGCGGGGACGGCTGGCGCGGGGTGGAGCAGTCGGTACTGGCGCTGACCCGCAAGACGGTCGCGGCGGCCCGGGCGGCGCTGGGGCTGCGCGTGCAGGCGGCCGTGGGTTCGCTGGTGGAGCGGCTGGGCGACGTCCCCGAATCCCGCGCGGAGGCGGACCGGGTCCTGGACGCCATGGGCCGCGATTTGGACGGCGGCACCGACTGGGAGGTGGCGACCATCTCCGACGTGCGCTCCCGGGTGCTGATCAGCGAGACCCTCGCCCACCTGCGCGCCGACCCGTCCCTGCGCGACCCCCGGGTGAACCGCCTGATCGAGTACGACCAGGCGGGCGGCGCCGACCTCGTGCACTCGCTGCTGGCCTACCTGGAGGCCTTCGGCGACGCCCGCGCGGCGGCCGAGCGCCTGCACATCCACCCGAACACCCTGCGCTACCGCGTCCGCCGCGCGGCGGCCGTGAGCGGCATCGACCTGGGCGATCCGGGCGAGCGCCTGTTCACCCAGCTCCAGCTGCTGATGGAACAGCACTGA
- a CDS encoding Bax inhibitor-1/YccA family protein: MRMRSSNPVLKRALQQQSGPQQGYGQQGYGQPYPQQGYGQPGYPQQGYPQPGYPQQAAADQPMTIDDVVVRTGMTLGAVAIVGAINYFLFMSNPALGMGLMFVGMIGGLILGLVIAFKQMTSPVAILIYAALQGLLVGGLSALLGSMLSAQLGDASAGTSLVTQAVIGTVAVFGVMLALYKYRIIKVTDGFVKAVSYAVLGAAALMLINFVLSFFIAGGMGLREPTWLGLGVGIVFVVLAALTLAIEFRGIEEGVAAGIPSQFAWQFAFGLTVSLVWLYIEILRLLWLIKTMFAD, from the coding sequence ATGCGGATGCGGAGTTCCAACCCCGTCCTCAAGCGGGCGCTACAGCAGCAGTCCGGACCTCAGCAGGGCTATGGGCAGCAGGGTTACGGACAGCCCTACCCGCAGCAGGGTTACGGCCAGCCGGGTTACCCGCAGCAGGGTTACCCCCAGCCGGGTTACCCGCAGCAGGCGGCGGCCGACCAGCCCATGACCATCGACGACGTCGTCGTGCGCACGGGTATGACCCTGGGCGCCGTCGCGATCGTCGGTGCCATCAACTACTTCCTCTTCATGAGCAACCCCGCCCTCGGCATGGGGCTCATGTTCGTCGGCATGATCGGCGGGCTCATCCTGGGCCTGGTGATCGCGTTCAAGCAGATGACCAGCCCGGTCGCCATCCTGATCTACGCGGCCCTGCAGGGTCTGCTGGTCGGTGGCCTCTCGGCTCTGCTCGGCAGCATGCTGTCGGCGCAGCTGGGTGACGCCTCGGCGGGCACCTCGCTGGTCACGCAGGCCGTGATCGGTACGGTCGCGGTCTTCGGTGTGATGCTGGCGCTGTACAAGTACCGCATCATCAAGGTGACCGACGGCTTCGTGAAGGCCGTCTCGTACGCCGTCCTGGGCGCCGCCGCCCTGATGCTGATCAACTTCGTGCTCAGCTTCTTCATCGCCGGCGGCATGGGTCTGCGCGAGCCGACCTGGCTGGGCCTGGGCGTCGGCATCGTGTTCGTGGTGCTGGCCGCCCTGACGCTGGCCATCGAGTTCCGCGGTATCGAGGAGGGCGTCGCCGCCGGCATCCCGAGCCAGTTCGCCTGGCAGTTCGCCTTCGGTCTGACCGTCTCCCTGGTCTGGCTGTACATCGAGATCCTGCGTCTGCTCTGGCTGATCAAGACGATGTTCGCGGACTAG
- a CDS encoding DUF4287 domain-containing protein — MSVTHSPEIHAKLIERIPAVTGRGLHEWFDSLDKGPGLLRPTDRSYWLADEFDLTHGYAQAIVTEYDRRRRNRSIPTPRRETV, encoded by the coding sequence ATGTCGGTAACCCACTCGCCGGAGATCCACGCAAAGCTCATCGAACGCATCCCGGCCGTGACCGGCCGAGGACTCCACGAGTGGTTCGACTCGCTCGACAAGGGACCGGGCCTGCTGCGCCCCACGGACCGGTCGTACTGGCTCGCTGACGAGTTCGACCTCACCCACGGCTACGCCCAGGCCATCGTCACCGAATACGACCGTCGTCGCAGGAACCGCTCCATCCCGACACCGCGCCGAGAGACCGTCTGA
- a CDS encoding cystathionine beta-synthase, with product MRVHDSLIDLVGDTPLVRLRKVSEGLAPTILAKVEYFNPGGSVKDRIALRMVEAAEKSGALKPGGTIVEPTSGNTGIGLALVAQEKGYRCVFVCPDKVGPDKLSVLRAYGAEVVVCPTTVAPEHPESYYSVSDRLAAEIPGAWKPNQYENENNPESHYHSTGPEIWDQTEGRITHFVAGIGTGGTISGTGRYLKEASKGSVQVVGADPEGSVYSGGSGRPYLVEGVGEDIWPGTYDTAICDDIVAVSDKDSFLMTRRLAKEEGLLVGGSCGLAVEAALRVAADAGPDDVIVVLLPDGGRGYLGKIFNDEWMADYGFLSAETEEATAGQVLGDKEGEMPDFVHSHPDETVGTAVAIMREYGVSQLPVMKEEPPVMAAEVVGSIAERDLLDALFDGRAELDDLVETHMGKPLSTVGTGTPVSDCVRLLRTSGALVVLRDGKPVGILTRQDLLAHLSG from the coding sequence TTGCGGGTACACGACTCACTGATCGACCTGGTCGGGGACACCCCGTTGGTCCGTCTTCGGAAGGTCTCGGAGGGGTTGGCCCCGACGATCCTGGCGAAGGTCGAGTACTTCAACCCGGGCGGCTCGGTCAAGGACCGGATCGCGCTGCGTATGGTCGAGGCCGCGGAGAAGAGCGGGGCGCTCAAGCCCGGCGGCACGATCGTCGAGCCCACCTCCGGTAACACCGGTATCGGCCTCGCGCTCGTGGCGCAGGAGAAGGGCTACCGCTGCGTCTTCGTCTGCCCGGACAAGGTCGGACCGGACAAGCTCTCGGTGCTGCGCGCCTACGGTGCCGAGGTCGTGGTCTGCCCGACCACGGTCGCGCCCGAGCACCCCGAGTCCTACTACTCGGTCTCCGACCGCCTGGCCGCGGAGATCCCCGGGGCGTGGAAGCCGAATCAGTACGAGAACGAGAACAACCCGGAGTCGCACTACCACTCCACGGGTCCGGAGATCTGGGACCAGACCGAGGGCCGCATCACCCACTTCGTGGCGGGTATCGGCACCGGCGGCACCATCAGCGGTACCGGCCGCTACCTCAAGGAGGCCTCCAAGGGCTCCGTACAGGTCGTGGGCGCGGACCCCGAGGGTTCGGTCTACTCGGGCGGCAGCGGGCGCCCGTACCTGGTCGAGGGCGTCGGTGAGGACATCTGGCCTGGCACCTACGACACGGCGATCTGCGACGATATCGTGGCGGTCAGCGACAAGGACTCGTTCCTGATGACCCGCCGCCTGGCCAAGGAGGAGGGCCTCCTCGTCGGCGGCTCCTGCGGCCTCGCGGTCGAGGCCGCCCTGCGCGTGGCCGCCGACGCCGGCCCCGACGACGTCATCGTCGTGCTGCTGCCCGACGGCGGCCGCGGCTACCTCGGCAAGATCTTCAACGACGAGTGGATGGCCGACTACGGCTTCCTGTCCGCGGAGACCGAGGAGGCCACCGCCGGCCAGGTGCTGGGGGACAAGGAGGGCGAGATGCCCGACTTCGTGCACAGCCACCCGGACGAGACCGTCGGTACCGCCGTGGCGATCATGCGCGAGTACGGCGTCTCCCAGCTGCCCGTCATGAAGGAGGAGCCGCCGGTCATGGCGGCCGAGGTCGTCGGCTCCATCGCCGAGCGCGACCTCCTCGACGCCCTCTTCGACGGCCGGGCCGAGCTGGACGACCTCGTCGAGACCCACATGGGTAAGCCGCTCTCCACCGTCGGTACCGGTACCCCGGTGAGCGACTGCGTCCGCCTGCTGCGCACCTCCGGCGCCCTCGTCGTGCTGCGCGACGGCAAGCCGGTGGGCATTCTCACCAGGCAGGACCTGCTGGCCCACCTGTCGGGCTGA